A section of the Malania oleifera isolate guangnan ecotype guangnan chromosome 2, ASM2987363v1, whole genome shotgun sequence genome encodes:
- the LOC131148315 gene encoding uncharacterized protein LOC131148315, with protein MRICEKILRSLDLKFDDIAITLEEMKDLNTMFVEELVGSLQAHEQKVNIRSEGDTSKGGRHIGDKRKVKDLAEEDLDILNPEEEAKADNEDIDNRTTSHKEEDTKEVVAVTTTIRILIKETLSVILAISLDQSVWYLDSATSNYMTSKKNLFIELDEKVQKEISFGDFSKVPVRGRGDVLIKRNTGDHAFISNVYYVPDMETNILNLRQLVDKHYQISLRDKQTVISDARVNSTREIWKARTTGKHVKVVEEGNKKLNATGGTNTAVSTETNMTNDSSSIQGEGEAGKIKEKGKDPLVEKERGSNQGDGGQSGKEKDKEMKQGGGFKQPKSKKNNKGLSLLEDGITCLS; from the exons ATGAGGatatgtgagaaaattttgcgatctttggatctAAAATTTGACGACATAGCCATCACACTGGAAGAAATGAAAGACCTGAATACCATGTTTGTAGAAGAGCTCGTAGGATCTTTGCAAGCTCACGAGCAAAAGGTAAACATAAGAAGTGAAG GAGACACGAGCAAGGGGGGACGTCACATCGGGGATAAGCGCAAGGTCAAGGATCTCGCGGAAGAGGATCTAGATATACTGAATCCAGAGGAGGAGGCCAAGGCGGACAATGAGGACATAGACAACAGAACAACGTCCCATAAGGAAGAGGACACTAAAGAAGTGGTGGCGGTTACAACAACCATAAGAATATTGATAAAAGAAACATTGAGTGTTATACTTGCCATAAGTTTG gaccaaagtgtttggtatCTTGATTCTGCAACTAGCAACTATATGACTAGTAAAAAAAACCTATtcattgaacttgatgagaaagttcagaaggagatctcttttggcgatTTCTCTAAAGTCCCAgtccgagggagaggagatgttttgatcaagcGGAACACCGGAGATCATGCTTTCATCTCCAACGTTTATTATGTACCAGACATGGAAACCAACATCTTGAATCTCAGACAACTTGTAGATAAACACTACCAAATTAGCCTTAGAGATAAGCAGACGGTGATATCAGACGCTCGAG TGAATAGCACAAGAGAGATATGGAAAGCTAGGACCACAGGCAAGCATGTGAAGGTGGTGGAAGAAGGTAACAAGAAGTTAAACGCTACAGGAGGCACAAATACTGCAGTGAGTACAGAAACAAACATGACCAATGATTCCTCCTCCATACAAGGGGAGGGTGAAGCtggaaaaattaaggaaaaaggaaaagatcCCCTTGTTGAGAAGGAGAGGGGTAGTAATCAAGGAGATGGTGGCCAATCTGGAAAGGAGAAGGATAAGGAAATGAAGCAGGGGGGTGGTTTTAAACAACCTAAGAGCAAGAAAAATAATAAGGGTCTCAGCCTCCTTGAGGATGGAATAACATGTTTGAGTTGA